From the Leptolyngbya sp. O-77 genome, one window contains:
- the menA gene encoding 2-carboxy-1,4-naphthoquinone phytyltransferase, producing MTTKPTRQTPSTNLHSLEPTLSAGSAVGPHPDQPAKPPAKKLWMAALKPPMYSVAIMPIALGTAIAYFEKRSLQWDILIIFLAAAILILIWENLSNDVFDSETGIDQNKHHSLVNLTRNKSLIFAIANVCLILGISGIISISWIQQDPTVLVLVLLCCGLGYVYQGPPFRLGYQGLGEILCFFAFGPLGVSAAYYSQSQSGSWANLAASIILGISTSLILFCSHFHQVADDAAAGKRSPIVRLGTRRSAELLPWLCGSLYGLTALFVVTRLFPLWTLLLFASLPPALKLCRHVLANHDKPARVSNCKFIAVSLHFWSSLLLCAGFVLAAA from the coding sequence ATGACGACCAAACCGACCCGACAAACTCCCTCCACAAACCTTCACTCCCTGGAACCGACACTCAGCGCTGGGTCTGCGGTCGGCCCCCACCCAGATCAGCCCGCCAAGCCGCCTGCCAAAAAGCTCTGGATGGCAGCCCTGAAGCCACCCATGTATAGCGTTGCGATTATGCCGATTGCGCTGGGAACGGCGATCGCCTATTTTGAAAAGCGATCGCTTCAATGGGATATTTTGATAATATTTTTAGCGGCCGCAATTTTAATTTTGATCTGGGAAAATCTGAGCAATGATGTGTTTGATTCAGAAACCGGAATCGATCAAAATAAACATCATTCTCTGGTGAATTTAACGAGAAACAAATCCCTGATTTTTGCGATCGCCAATGTTTGTTTAATTTTGGGGATTTCAGGCATCATTTCTATTTCCTGGATTCAGCAAGATCCTACAGTTCTGGTTCTCGTCTTGCTCTGCTGCGGATTGGGCTACGTGTATCAAGGGCCGCCCTTCCGCCTGGGCTATCAAGGGTTGGGCGAAATTCTCTGCTTCTTCGCCTTTGGGCCGCTGGGTGTATCGGCTGCCTACTACAGCCAGAGCCAGTCGGGGTCATGGGCGAATCTGGCTGCATCCATCATTTTGGGCATCAGCACTAGCCTGATCCTGTTCTGCTCCCACTTTCACCAAGTCGCAGACGATGCCGCCGCCGGAAAGCGATCGCCCATTGTCCGTCTGGGCACCCGCCGTTCAGCAGAGTTGCTCCCCTGGCTCTGCGGCAGCCTCTACGGGCTGACAGCGCTGTTCGTCGTCACCAGGCTATTTCCCCTCTGGACGCTGCTCCTATTTGCCAGCCTGCCGCCCGCGCTCAAGCTTTGCCGCCACGTCCTCGCCAACCACGACAAACCCGCCCGCGTCAGCAACTGCAAATTCATCGCCGTCTCGCTGCATTTCTGGAGTAGCCTGCTGCTGTGTGCAGGGTTTGTGCTGGCCGCAGCATAG
- a CDS encoding Uma2 family endonuclease — MPLASNEPKNEPKAESGLSTQPASEPKVWTDAEFMALPQDGHRYELVNGELIDMGNSGMEHGWIASNLMIVLGGFVRTHKLGVMCDSSTAFAMKNGNRRSPDVSFVTKERLQGLRRLPKGFFQGAPDLAVEVLSPSNTVEEIHEKIVEYFENETRLVWVIHPDEQYVLVYHSPSPDRLLRLQDALEGESVVPGFSLAVAELFEELDF, encoded by the coding sequence ATGCCCCTCGCATCCAACGAACCCAAAAACGAACCCAAAGCAGAATCCGGTCTATCGACCCAGCCCGCCTCTGAACCCAAAGTCTGGACAGATGCAGAATTTATGGCGCTGCCGCAGGACGGTCACCGCTACGAACTGGTGAACGGAGAACTCATTGATATGGGCAACTCAGGAATGGAACATGGCTGGATAGCCAGCAACTTAATGATTGTATTGGGTGGCTTTGTGCGAACCCATAAGCTCGGTGTCATGTGCGACTCTAGCACCGCCTTTGCGATGAAAAACGGCAATCGGCGATCGCCCGATGTGTCCTTCGTGACCAAAGAGCGGCTGCAAGGGCTGCGGCGGCTGCCCAAGGGCTTCTTTCAGGGTGCGCCGGATTTGGCGGTGGAAGTCTTGTCACCCAGCAACACGGTCGAAGAAATTCACGAAAAAATCGTCGAATATTTTGAAAACGAAACTCGCCTGGTATGGGTGATTCACCCGGATGAGCAGTACGTGCTGGTCTACCACAGCCCCAGCCCCGATCGCCTACTGCGGCTCCAAGATGCGCTGGAGGGCGAATCGGTTGTGCCTGGGTTTTCCCTCGCGGTCGCGGAACTGTTTGAAGAGCTAGATTTCTGA
- the radC gene encoding RadC family protein produces MTYSLRIADLPQSERPRERLLTYGAKQLSTPELIAILLGTGQGPGKLSAVGLGNLILKTLEQSHGNGLAALQHIAPQELMQINGIGEAKATTILAAIELGKRVFQSRPGDRTIVDDPAVAAAVLSQDLMWQPQERFAVVLLDIKHRLLGTQLISIGTATETLAHPREIFREVIRRGATRAIIAHNHPSGNLEPSSEDIALTRQLLQGAQVLGIPLLDHLILGNGDFISLRQTTQLWSETPQEV; encoded by the coding sequence ATGACCTACAGCCTACGGATCGCCGACCTGCCGCAAAGCGAACGTCCCCGCGAGCGGCTGCTGACCTACGGGGCAAAGCAGCTTTCCACCCCAGAGCTAATCGCCATCCTGCTGGGAACCGGGCAGGGGCCGGGCAAGCTATCGGCCGTAGGTTTGGGCAATCTGATTCTGAAAACGCTGGAACAGAGCCACGGCAACGGACTGGCAGCCTTGCAGCATATTGCGCCTCAGGAGTTGATGCAGATTAACGGGATCGGCGAAGCAAAGGCGACGACCATTTTGGCAGCGATTGAATTGGGCAAGCGGGTGTTTCAGTCTCGACCGGGCGATCGCACTATTGTAGACGACCCCGCCGTGGCCGCCGCCGTCCTCAGCCAAGACCTCATGTGGCAACCCCAGGAGCGCTTTGCCGTCGTGCTGCTAGATATCAAGCATCGCCTGCTGGGAACCCAACTGATCAGCATTGGCACAGCCACCGAAACCCTCGCCCATCCCCGCGAAATCTTCCGCGAAGTGATCCGCCGGGGCGCAACCCGTGCCATCATCGCCCACAACCATCCATCGGGAAACCTGGAACCCAGCTCAGAAGACATCGCCCTCACCCGCCAACTGCTGCAAGGCGCACAGGTCTTGGGCATCCCGCTGCTGGATCATCTAATCTTAGGCAATGGCGACTTCATCAGCCTGCGCCAAACCACGCAGCTTTGGAGCGAAACGCCCCAGGAAGTCTAG
- a CDS encoding aromatic ring-hydroxylating dioxygenase subunit alpha, protein MELATTLRGHTVHNAVREVGINPNYWYPVYWAEDLQPGQVAQVVVWQQAIALYRTPDGQVYAMENACPHKGVELHKGKVKGDRLVCPYHGWEFNSDGQCAHIPYLPPNQKLPCAQARSYPTRERYGILWVFPGDPSLAEQVAMPYMPEYDDPAYFQIPIPGHFHAHFSICNENTMDVFHGYLHENLQGWYDPKLLKLKESPNSVLAEYEVNYEGWMTKVLGLSEDGGKTTRIVSVHYQYPHYTSSLESVSSLYLNRLPVGPKETRSFSILFLKLPLPQWLVRPIRKPLMLFVRRFVLMKFLLQDVEMMESEQRVFTSDPKRRYVEINPAIIALQRVFLRQYEQFLQRSQGFSEALSGAIAPADVAASSEGEMPQPEPVLADSARRSVDTSNGRGEL, encoded by the coding sequence ATGGAATTAGCAACAACACTGAGGGGGCATACCGTCCACAACGCGGTGCGTGAGGTCGGCATCAACCCCAACTACTGGTATCCCGTTTACTGGGCTGAAGATTTGCAGCCGGGTCAGGTGGCGCAGGTGGTGGTCTGGCAGCAGGCGATCGCCCTCTACCGCACCCCCGATGGCCAGGTCTACGCGATGGAGAATGCCTGCCCGCACAAAGGGGTAGAGCTACACAAGGGCAAAGTCAAGGGCGATCGCCTGGTGTGCCCCTATCACGGCTGGGAATTCAACTCAGACGGACAATGCGCCCACATTCCCTATCTGCCACCCAATCAAAAACTGCCCTGCGCCCAAGCCCGCAGCTACCCAACGCGAGAGCGCTATGGCATTCTCTGGGTGTTTCCGGGTGATCCGTCCCTAGCGGAACAGGTCGCCATGCCCTATATGCCGGAATACGACGACCCTGCCTATTTTCAAATCCCCATTCCGGGACATTTCCACGCCCATTTCTCGATTTGCAACGAGAACACGATGGATGTGTTTCACGGCTATCTGCACGAAAATCTCCAGGGCTGGTACGACCCGAAATTGCTCAAGCTAAAGGAGTCGCCCAATTCCGTTTTGGCAGAGTATGAGGTGAACTACGAAGGCTGGATGACGAAGGTGCTGGGGCTGAGCGAAGACGGCGGCAAAACCACTCGCATCGTCTCGGTTCATTACCAATATCCGCATTACACCAGTTCGCTGGAGAGCGTGTCCTCGCTCTACCTTAATCGGTTGCCCGTGGGGCCAAAGGAAACTCGCTCCTTCTCGATCCTGTTCCTCAAGCTGCCCCTGCCGCAGTGGTTGGTGCGTCCCATCCGCAAGCCGCTGATGCTGTTTGTGCGGCGGTTTGTGTTGATGAAATTTCTCCTGCAAGATGTGGAGATGATGGAGAGCGAGCAGCGGGTTTTCACGTCAGATCCCAAGCGGCGCTACGTGGAAATCAATCCAGCGATCATTGCGCTCCAGCGTGTCTTTTTGCGGCAGTATGAGCAGTTTCTGCAACGGTCTCAGGGATTCTCTGAGGCACTTTCTGGAGCGATCGCCCCAGCAGATGTAGCAGCCAGTAGTGAAGGAGAAATGCCGCAGCCTGAGCCTGTTTTGGCAGACTCGGCAAGGCGTTCGGTGGACACTTCCAATGGGAGGGGTGAACTGTAA
- the crtD gene encoding C-3',4' desaturase CrtD encodes MKVSQGWRSPVGVGRMAPRVESPRVVVIGAGIGGLTTAALLARRGYGVRVFDQAIVPGGCASTFRRRGFTFDVGATQVAGLEPGGIHHRIFAELGIEPPAATPCDPACAVYLPGEPEPIRVWRDPQRWQQERQRQFPGSEPFWQLLKDLFDASWAFQGRDPVLPPRSAWDMWQLVQAVRPGTLTTLPHTFSTVGQVLRWYGLGNDQRLRRFLDLQLKLYSQVDAEETALLYAATALAVSQSPQGLFHLQGSMQALSDRLVESLERDGGTLHLRHTVEAIATENGRAVGVRVRNLKTGETWMEPADHVVANVTVQNLVKLLGEAAPTGYRQRVDKLPDGSGAFVVYLGVKQDAIPADCPPHLQFLYDFDGPIAENNSLFVSVSHPGDGRAPSGCATVIASSFTDPRIWQGDDDRYAALKQHYTETAIARLGQFFHLTAETLLHTEAATPRTFAYYTARDRGMVGGIGQRVSTFGPFGFANRTPIPRLWLVGDSTHPGEGTAGVSYSAWTVARQIEAVGEGRKK; translated from the coding sequence ATGAAGGTGTCACAGGGCTGGCGATCGCCAGTTGGAGTAGGGCGCATGGCTCCTCGTGTGGAATCTCCTCGTGTGGTGGTAATCGGGGCGGGCATTGGCGGGCTAACAACGGCGGCGCTGCTGGCGCGGCGGGGCTATGGGGTGCGCGTGTTTGATCAGGCGATCGTGCCGGGCGGCTGTGCGTCTACGTTTCGGCGGCGCGGCTTTACCTTCGACGTGGGCGCGACCCAGGTAGCGGGACTGGAACCGGGCGGCATTCACCACCGAATTTTTGCTGAATTGGGCATCGAGCCACCCGCCGCCACCCCCTGCGACCCCGCCTGTGCCGTCTATCTGCCGGGGGAACCGGAGCCAATCCGCGTGTGGCGCGACCCGCAGCGCTGGCAGCAGGAGCGACAGCGCCAGTTTCCCGGCAGCGAGCCATTCTGGCAATTGTTAAAAGACCTGTTTGACGCAAGCTGGGCGTTTCAGGGGCGCGACCCGGTGCTGCCGCCGCGCAGCGCGTGGGATATGTGGCAGCTGGTGCAGGCGGTGCGGCCAGGAACGCTGACCACGCTGCCGCATACGTTTTCTACGGTGGGTCAAGTTTTGCGCTGGTATGGGCTGGGGAACGACCAGCGGCTGCGGCGATTTCTGGACTTGCAGCTGAAGCTCTATTCCCAGGTGGATGCGGAGGAAACGGCGCTGCTCTACGCGGCCACGGCGCTGGCGGTGTCGCAGTCGCCCCAGGGTTTGTTTCACCTCCAGGGCAGTATGCAGGCTTTGAGCGATCGCCTCGTGGAATCCCTCGAACGCGACGGCGGCACGCTGCACCTGCGCCATACCGTGGAGGCGATCGCCACCGAAAACGGTCGAGCCGTCGGCGTGCGCGTCCGCAACCTCAAAACGGGCGAAACCTGGATGGAACCTGCCGATCACGTCGTCGCCAACGTAACGGTGCAAAATCTGGTGAAACTGTTGGGCGAGGCTGCGCCCACGGGTTATCGCCAGCGCGTAGACAAGCTGCCCGACGGCTCCGGCGCGTTTGTGGTGTATCTAGGGGTCAAGCAGGACGCGATTCCGGCTGACTGCCCGCCGCACCTGCAATTTCTCTACGACTTCGACGGGCCCATCGCCGAAAATAACTCCCTGTTTGTTTCCGTTAGCCACCCGGGCGATGGACGCGCCCCAAGCGGCTGCGCCACGGTGATTGCGTCGTCTTTTACTGACCCACGCATCTGGCAAGGCGACGACGACCGCTACGCCGCACTGAAGCAGCACTACACCGAAACGGCGATCGCCCGCTTAGGTCAATTTTTCCACCTAACTGCCGAAACGCTCCTGCATACCGAAGCCGCCACACCCCGCACCTTTGCGTACTACACCGCGCGCGATCGCGGCATGGTCGGCGGCATTGGGCAGCGTGTCTCCACTTTCGGTCCCTTCGGCTTTGCCAACCGCACGCCGATTCCTCGCCTGTGGCTGGTGGGCGACTCGACCCATCCCGGCGAGGGCACAGCGGGCGTGAGCTACAGTGCGTGGACCGTGGCGCGGCAGATCGAGGCAGTCGGGGAGGGACGGAAGAAATGA
- a CDS encoding isochorismate synthase MenF: protein MPVAPRPIEPVQDCKSLYKLLSQCQKHIKQVLDSEHQSGCNWVSISQEIEAVDPLLALHQFNLSDQPHFYFEKPYEGEAVAAFGKTLSLSTGGDRRFLRTQQFLKHSLIGMPRFMATHGVETVPTGITSPADLRCFCSYTFFDEPRSLHSPFASAMILLPEWQILRQPDRCLATANIALGADTNVTMLTDALWRKFQKIQQANYSLLNFAGSEAIAPQSWEFLEINDFQKTVEKALRSIHQNRLQKLVLSHAVDVISRRPFDWLFSLHHLRQLYPDCYIFSVNQGGSKTFIGASPERLVSVRNQRLTTDALAGSAPRGCTADEDARLGYTLLNTPKERHEHQVVVDFLRDRLLCLGLSPQMPAAPDLLRLSNIQHLHTPIHAHLPARLHPLDLVDALHPTPAVAGLPRDIACEEIRRSEGFGRSLYAAPLGWVDAAGNAEFIVGIRSALLEGDRARLYAGAGIVAGSDPARELAEVKLKLQALLKALV, encoded by the coding sequence ATGCCAGTCGCACCCCGACCGATTGAACCTGTTCAAGATTGTAAAAGTTTATATAAACTCCTTTCCCAATGCCAGAAGCATATCAAACAAGTCCTAGATTCTGAGCATCAATCTGGTTGCAATTGGGTCAGCATTTCTCAGGAGATTGAGGCGGTTGATCCACTGCTGGCTCTACATCAATTTAACCTCTCTGATCAACCCCATTTCTACTTTGAAAAACCTTACGAAGGTGAGGCTGTAGCGGCTTTTGGGAAAACTTTGTCGCTCAGCACAGGGGGCGATCGCCGCTTTTTAAGAACTCAGCAATTTCTCAAGCACAGCTTAATTGGGATGCCTCGTTTCATGGCAACTCATGGGGTGGAAACTGTGCCAACGGGCATCACCTCTCCGGCGGATCTTCGCTGTTTTTGTAGCTACACCTTTTTTGATGAACCTAGATCACTTCATTCACCATTTGCCTCTGCCATGATCTTGCTGCCAGAGTGGCAGATTTTGCGCCAGCCAGATCGCTGTTTGGCAACCGCAAATATAGCGCTGGGTGCTGATACTAATGTGACAATGCTAACCGATGCACTCTGGCGCAAGTTTCAAAAAATTCAGCAGGCAAACTATTCCTTATTAAACTTTGCGGGCAGTGAGGCGATCGCCCCCCAATCCTGGGAATTTTTAGAAATTAATGATTTCCAAAAAACGGTTGAAAAAGCACTCCGCTCGATTCATCAAAATCGTCTGCAAAAACTGGTGCTGTCTCACGCGGTTGACGTGATTTCTCGCCGTCCATTCGACTGGCTTTTTTCTTTGCATCATCTGCGGCAGCTTTATCCCGATTGCTATATCTTTTCGGTGAACCAGGGCGGCAGCAAGACTTTTATCGGAGCCAGCCCCGAACGACTGGTCAGCGTGCGGAATCAGCGCCTCACGACCGATGCGCTGGCGGGGTCTGCGCCGCGAGGCTGCACAGCAGACGAAGATGCGAGGCTGGGCTACACCCTGCTGAACACGCCCAAAGAGCGGCACGAACATCAGGTAGTGGTGGACTTTTTGCGCGATCGCCTGCTCTGTCTTGGGCTATCCCCTCAGATGCCCGCCGCCCCCGACCTGCTGCGCTTGTCGAATATTCAGCATTTGCACACGCCCATTCATGCCCACCTGCCCGCCCGACTGCACCCGCTAGACCTGGTAGACGCGCTGCACCCCACGCCTGCGGTGGCTGGGCTGCCCCGCGATATCGCCTGCGAGGAAATTCGCCGCTCTGAGGGCTTTGGGCGATCGCTCTACGCTGCGCCCCTGGGCTGGGTCGATGCGGCGGGTAATGCAGAATTTATCGTCGGCATCCGTTCGGCCCTGCTAGAGGGCGATCGCGCTCGGCTGTATGCAGGCGCGGGCATCGTCGCCGGATCAGACCCTGCCCGCGAACTGGCTGAGGTAAAGCTAAAGCTGCAAGCGCTGCTCAAGGCACTGGTTTAG
- a CDS encoding Uma2 family endonuclease translates to MVIAPIAKPISQMHLAPGSVVSIPDLSWEEFERLLEELGERRAARIAYSNGTLEIMVPLPEHERPTELISDLVKRLLNATEQDYEPFGSTTFKQEGVAGVEPDACFYIQHASQMRGRRRLQLGDPPPDLALEIDVTSATTLAAYEAIAVPELWVYANGNLTFYILHDGHYVESDYSPTFPELPVKQLILEAVAQVWTVGTPAALQAFQMALDREQGLDQG, encoded by the coding sequence ATGGTGATAGCGCCAATTGCCAAGCCAATTAGCCAAATGCACCTGGCACCGGGCAGTGTGGTCAGCATTCCTGACCTGTCCTGGGAAGAGTTTGAACGGCTTTTGGAAGAACTTGGCGAACGGCGGGCTGCTCGAATTGCCTACAGCAATGGCACGCTGGAGATTATGGTTCCTTTGCCCGAACACGAACGCCCAACCGAGCTGATCTCGGATTTGGTTAAGCGACTGCTGAACGCGACCGAGCAGGACTATGAACCCTTCGGTTCGACCACGTTTAAGCAAGAGGGGGTAGCTGGGGTTGAGCCAGATGCGTGCTTCTATATTCAACATGCATCGCAAATGCGCGGTCGGCGGCGGCTGCAACTGGGCGATCCCCCGCCTGACCTGGCCCTTGAAATCGATGTCACTTCTGCAACGACGCTAGCGGCTTATGAGGCGATCGCCGTTCCAGAACTGTGGGTTTATGCCAATGGAAATCTGACGTTTTACATCCTGCATGATGGGCATTATGTGGAATCTGACTATAGCCCAACGTTTCCTGAGCTTCCGGTCAAGCAGCTGATTCTAGAGGCTGTGGCGCAGGTGTGGACAGTCGGCACGCCTGCGGCACTCCAGGCGTTTCAGATGGCGCTGGATCGGGAGCAGGGGTTGGATCAGGGATGA
- a CDS encoding glycosyltransferase → MTISEIRRQQLSQSGPAPMRPQLTTLILLSVVAIAFVIVALWFAGQGTISKIFAQINTIQQNPPLWLEVPMVTGQYLLVPTVALFLLVLGVMALSPRPRPWSRTVVVTILLVLTVRYVLWRVASTLNLNTPLNGVFSLGLLFLELLMLSSAIIQLALMLKVRDRRSEADALSQAVQTGQYTPTVDIFIPTYNEPAFILKRTVIGCQAIDYPAKTVYLLDDTRRPEIQALAAELGCEYITRPDNRHAKAGNLNNALPRTTGELIVVFDADFVPTRNFLIRTVGFFQDPQVALVQTPQTFYNTDPIAYNLGLEDVLTPEEEVFYRQIQPIRDGAGSVICSGTSFVVRRSVLNEIGGFVTDSLSEDYFTGIRISAKGYRMVYLDEKLSAGLAAENIASHALQRLRWAQGTLQAFFIQANPLTIRGLRPLQRLAHLEGLLHWFTSISRVGYLLMPLAYSFLGVIPLRATAAELMYFFLPYYLVQLAVFSWLNYRSRSAVLSDIYSLALAVPLAATVVKVMLNPFSKGFKVTPKGTASDRFTFNWNLAAPILIFFVLTAISLWVNLGLCMIKGAWQQTVTPEEAMVVKGIGLGWLWSLYNLMMLGIALLILLDAPRPSPYEWFDLRRTVRLQVGDRTFYGITTMISEVGVEVALTQAGFPPLSEDLPPVQIELLEENLSLQGLVERTGMSDEFPTVRILFEEMSLEQQRRLVEVLFCRPGQWKTRQSPGEFQSLWLLLRALLKPRVLFGRNVDVSPVPVAKV, encoded by the coding sequence ATGACTATTTCTGAGATTCGTCGCCAGCAGTTGTCCCAGTCTGGGCCCGCGCCGATGCGTCCGCAGTTGACGACGCTGATTTTGCTGAGCGTGGTGGCGATCGCCTTTGTGATTGTGGCGCTCTGGTTTGCAGGGCAGGGCACGATTAGCAAAATCTTTGCCCAGATCAACACAATTCAGCAAAACCCGCCGCTGTGGTTGGAAGTACCGATGGTGACGGGGCAATATCTGCTAGTGCCTACCGTGGCGCTGTTTCTGCTGGTGTTGGGAGTGATGGCGCTGTCACCCCGCCCTCGACCCTGGTCGCGAACTGTGGTGGTGACGATTTTGCTGGTGCTGACGGTGCGCTATGTGCTGTGGCGAGTGGCCAGCACGCTAAACCTGAATACGCCGCTAAATGGGGTGTTTAGCCTGGGGCTGCTGTTTTTGGAACTGCTGATGCTGAGCAGCGCGATTATCCAACTGGCGCTGATGCTGAAAGTGCGCGATCGCCGTTCCGAAGCCGATGCCCTTTCCCAAGCCGTGCAAACCGGACAGTACACGCCAACCGTCGATATCTTCATCCCCACCTACAACGAACCCGCCTTCATTCTCAAGCGCACGGTCATTGGCTGCCAGGCGATCGACTATCCGGCTAAAACGGTTTATTTGCTGGACGACACACGCCGTCCCGAAATTCAGGCATTGGCAGCAGAACTGGGCTGCGAATACATCACCCGCCCCGACAATCGCCACGCCAAAGCAGGCAACCTCAACAACGCCCTGCCCCGCACCACCGGGGAACTGATCGTGGTGTTCGATGCAGACTTTGTGCCCACCCGCAATTTCCTGATCCGCACGGTCGGCTTTTTTCAAGATCCACAGGTGGCGCTAGTGCAAACGCCGCAGACCTTTTACAACACCGACCCGATCGCCTATAACCTGGGTCTGGAAGATGTCCTCACGCCGGAAGAAGAAGTCTTTTATCGCCAAATTCAGCCGATTCGCGATGGAGCAGGCAGCGTCATCTGTTCCGGGACATCCTTCGTGGTGCGGCGCAGCGTGCTGAATGAAATCGGCGGCTTTGTCACCGACTCGCTCAGCGAAGACTATTTCACCGGCATCCGCATCTCTGCCAAGGGCTATCGCATGGTGTACCTGGATGAGAAGCTGAGCGCCGGACTGGCGGCAGAGAACATCGCCTCCCACGCGCTCCAGCGGCTGCGCTGGGCCCAGGGCACGCTGCAAGCCTTTTTTATTCAGGCGAATCCGCTGACGATTCGGGGGCTGCGGCCGTTGCAGCGGCTCGCCCATCTGGAGGGACTGCTGCACTGGTTTACTAGCATTTCCCGCGTGGGGTATCTGCTGATGCCGCTGGCCTACTCATTTTTGGGCGTGATTCCGCTGCGGGCGACGGCGGCAGAACTCATGTATTTCTTCCTGCCCTACTACTTGGTGCAGCTTGCGGTGTTTTCCTGGCTGAACTATCGATCGCGCTCCGCTGTGCTGTCGGACATTTACTCACTGGCGCTGGCTGTGCCCTTGGCAGCGACAGTGGTGAAGGTGATGCTGAATCCGTTTTCCAAGGGGTTCAAGGTCACGCCGAAGGGCACTGCGAGCGATCGCTTTACGTTTAACTGGAACCTAGCCGCGCCAATTCTGATTTTCTTTGTGCTGACGGCCATTAGCCTGTGGGTGAATCTGGGCCTGTGCATGATCAAGGGCGCATGGCAGCAGACCGTTACGCCCGAAGAGGCGATGGTGGTGAAGGGCATTGGGCTGGGCTGGCTGTGGAGCCTGTATAACCTGATGATGCTGGGGATTGCGCTGCTGATTTTGCTAGACGCGCCGCGCCCCAGCCCCTATGAATGGTTTGACCTGCGCCGGACGGTGCGCCTGCAAGTGGGCGATCGCACGTTTTACGGCATTACCACCATGATTTCTGAAGTGGGCGTAGAGGTCGCCCTGACGCAGGCGGGCTTTCCGCCGCTGTCGGAAGACTTGCCGCCTGTGCAAATCGAGCTCCTGGAAGAAAATCTGTCGCTTCAGGGATTGGTCGAGCGGACAGGCATGAGCGACGAGTTCCCCACTGTGCGGATTCTGTTTGAAGAGATGAGCCTGGAACAACAGCGCCGCCTGGTAGAAGTCTTGTTTTGTCGTCCAGGTCAGTGGAAAACGCGGCAGTCTCCTGGCGAGTTTCAGTCGCTCTGGCTGCTGCTTCGTGCGTTGCTGAAGCCGAGGGTATTGTTTGGGCGAAATGTAGACGTGAGTCCGGTGCCTGTGGCGAAAGTCTGA
- a CDS encoding NAD(P)H-quinone oxidoreductase subunit H, which translates to MAMIETKTEPMVLNMGPHHPSMHGVLRLIVTLDGEDVVDCEPVIGYLHRGMEKIAESRTPVMYVPYVSRWDYAAGMFNEAVVVNAIEKLADVPVPKRASYIRVIMLELNRIANHLLWLGPFLADVGAQTPFFYIFREREMIYDLWEAATGYRMVNNNYWRIGGVAADLPYGWVDKCADFCDYFLPKVDEYEKLITNNPIFRRRVEGVGTITREDAINWGLSGPMLRASGVKWDLRKVDHYESYDDFDWEIHWETAGDCLARYLVRIREMRESVKIIRQALAGLPGGSYESLEAQRMNAGPKSEWNSFDYQFIGKKVAPTFKIPKGENYVRIESGKGEIGIYVIGDDNVFPWRFKIRAADFNNLQILPHLLKGVKVADIVAILGSIDVIMGSVDR; encoded by the coding sequence ATGGCCATGATCGAAACCAAGACCGAACCCATGGTGCTGAACATGGGTCCCCATCACCCTTCGATGCACGGGGTGTTGCGGCTCATCGTCACTCTGGACGGGGAGGACGTGGTGGACTGTGAACCTGTGATTGGCTATCTGCATCGCGGCATGGAAAAAATTGCAGAAAGCCGCACGCCTGTCATGTACGTGCCCTACGTCAGCCGATGGGACTACGCAGCGGGCATGTTCAACGAGGCGGTTGTCGTCAATGCCATCGAAAAGCTAGCAGACGTGCCCGTGCCCAAACGCGCCAGCTATATCCGCGTCATCATGCTGGAGCTAAACCGCATTGCCAACCATCTGCTGTGGCTTGGCCCCTTTCTGGCAGACGTGGGGGCCCAAACGCCCTTCTTCTACATCTTCCGTGAGCGGGAAATGATTTACGACCTGTGGGAAGCTGCGACGGGCTACCGCATGGTGAACAACAACTACTGGCGGATTGGCGGCGTTGCGGCTGACCTGCCCTACGGCTGGGTGGATAAGTGCGCCGACTTTTGCGACTACTTCCTGCCCAAGGTCGATGAATACGAGAAGCTGATTACTAATAACCCGATCTTCCGCCGCCGCGTCGAGGGTGTTGGCACCATCACCCGCGAAGATGCGATTAACTGGGGGCTATCTGGCCCAATGCTGAGGGCTTCGGGGGTTAAGTGGGATCTCCGTAAGGTCGATCACTACGAGTCCTACGACGACTTTGACTGGGAAATTCATTGGGAAACCGCGGGAGACTGTCTGGCGCGTTACCTGGTACGAATTCGCGAAATGCGCGAGTCGGTCAAGATCATTCGCCAGGCCCTTGCAGGCTTGCCGGGTGGTTCCTACGAAAGCCTAGAAGCCCAGCGGATGAATGCCGGCCCGAAGTCTGAGTGGAACAGCTTCGACTATCAGTTCATTGGCAAAAAAGTTGCGCCAACGTTCAAGATTCCCAAGGGTGAAAACTACGTCCGCATCGAAAGCGGCAAGGGCGAAATTGGCATCTACGTGATTGGCGATGACAATGTGTTTCCCTGGCGCTTCAAGATTCGCGCCGCCGACTTCAACAATTTGCAGATCCTGCCTCATTTGCTGAAGGGCGTGAAGGTGGCGGACATCGTGGCAATTTTGGGCAGCATTGACGTGATTATGGGTTCGGTGGATCGATAG